In a genomic window of Quercus lobata isolate SW786 chromosome 4, ValleyOak3.0 Primary Assembly, whole genome shotgun sequence:
- the LOC115987356 gene encoding uncharacterized protein LOC115987356 isoform X1 codes for MSGYVLGLRGFQPLHPIINISLSQGKGNGSSFSLLTNSNYVFSNSISKQLVLSLWTSPTIATTSSSSCTPKLKSQATKSQAGSSSWPQQQSQKQEEEEEEEEEEEFQLVTAIRSQFNDILILDTPNSRMLLLDATHNVHSILYKDQKWTGSYWDEFASLPAIVPKGPIAIFGLVTLWNNVDIFFEIIGGGTTARLMLDLWPSLQLEGWEIDEILIEKSREYLGLSDLEKRTVAGGILNVHIGDALSQSVNASGGFAGIVVDLFSGGKVLPQLQEVQTWLELNDRLMPNGRLMVNCGGIDEAADVIDGVVRPKNSSIDGTWVQNYTIKALSKAFPGKLSWKRKPNSEGENYLALTGPLPDLISWSAIVPDPLRTAVKQWKPCGTFS; via the exons ATGTCAGGATATGTATTGGGTTTGAGGGGTTTTCAGCCTCTTCACCCAATCATCAATATCAGCCTCAGCCAAGGAAAGGGAAATGGGTCAAGCTTCTCTTTACTCACCAACTCCAACTATGTCTTTTCCAATTCCATTTCAAAACAACTAGTATTATCATTATGGACCTCTCCAACTATAGCtacaacatcatcatcatcatgtaCTCCAAAACTAAAGAGCCAAGCAACAAAGTCCCAGGCTGGTTCTTCTTCATGGCCCCAACAACAAAgtcaaaaacaagaagaagaagaggaagaagaagaagaagaagagtttcAATTAGTGACAGCAATAAGAAGCCAATTCAACGACATTTTAATTCTCGATACTCCAAATTCCAGGATGCTGCTTCTCGACGCTACTC ATAATGTTCATAGCATTCTTTACAAGGACCAGAAATGGACTGGTTCCTATTGG GATGAGTTTGCTAGCTTGCCGGCTATTGTCCCAAAAGGTCCCATTGCTATCTTTGGTTTGGTAACTCTTTGGAATAATGTGGATATCTTCTTTGAgattatt GGTGGCGGAACTACTGCTCGTCTAATGCTTGACTTGTGGCCATCATTGCAACTTGAAGGCTGGGAGATTGATGAAATT TTGATTGAGAAATCAAGAGAATATCTTGGGCTTTCGGATCTTGAGAAACGCACTGTAGCTGGTGGCATTCTTAATGTTCATATTGGGGATGCCCTTTCACAGTCAGTTAATGCTTCTGGAGGGTTTGCTG GCATTGTCGTTGACTTGTTTTCTGGTGGAAAAGTATTGCCGCAGTTGCAAGAG GTTCAAACCTGGTTAGAATTGAATGATAGATTGATGCCAAATGGTCGTCTCATGGTGAACTGCGGTGGCATTGATGAAGCAGCTGATGTGATTGACGGAGTGGTTCGTCCCAAAAATTCTTCAATTGATGGTACCTGGGTGCAAAATTATACTATCAAGGCACTATCCAAAGCATTTCCTGGAAAA TTAAGCTGGAAGAGAAAGCCAAACAGTGAAGGTGAAAATTATCTTGCACTCACAGGACCTTTGCCAGATTTGATTTCATGGTCTGCTATAGTCCCAGATCCACTGAGGACAGCAGTAAAGCAATGGAAGCCTTGTGGAACCTTTTCATGA
- the LOC115987356 gene encoding uncharacterized protein LOC115987356 isoform X2, translating into MSGYVLGLRGFQPLHPIINISLSQGKGNGSSFSLLTNSNYVFSNSISKQLVLSLWTSPTIATTSSSSCTPKLKSQATKSQAGSSSWPQQQSQKQEEEEEEEEEEEFQLVTAIRSQFNDILILDTPNSRMLLLDATHNVHSILYKDQKWTGSYWDEFASLPAIVPKGPIAIFGLGGGTTARLMLDLWPSLQLEGWEIDEILIEKSREYLGLSDLEKRTVAGGILNVHIGDALSQSVNASGGFAGIVVDLFSGGKVLPQLQEVQTWLELNDRLMPNGRLMVNCGGIDEAADVIDGVVRPKNSSIDGTWVQNYTIKALSKAFPGKLSWKRKPNSEGENYLALTGPLPDLISWSAIVPDPLRTAVKQWKPCGTFS; encoded by the exons ATGTCAGGATATGTATTGGGTTTGAGGGGTTTTCAGCCTCTTCACCCAATCATCAATATCAGCCTCAGCCAAGGAAAGGGAAATGGGTCAAGCTTCTCTTTACTCACCAACTCCAACTATGTCTTTTCCAATTCCATTTCAAAACAACTAGTATTATCATTATGGACCTCTCCAACTATAGCtacaacatcatcatcatcatgtaCTCCAAAACTAAAGAGCCAAGCAACAAAGTCCCAGGCTGGTTCTTCTTCATGGCCCCAACAACAAAgtcaaaaacaagaagaagaagaggaagaagaagaagaagaagagtttcAATTAGTGACAGCAATAAGAAGCCAATTCAACGACATTTTAATTCTCGATACTCCAAATTCCAGGATGCTGCTTCTCGACGCTACTC ATAATGTTCATAGCATTCTTTACAAGGACCAGAAATGGACTGGTTCCTATTGG GATGAGTTTGCTAGCTTGCCGGCTATTGTCCCAAAAGGTCCCATTGCTATCTTTGGTTTG GGTGGCGGAACTACTGCTCGTCTAATGCTTGACTTGTGGCCATCATTGCAACTTGAAGGCTGGGAGATTGATGAAATT TTGATTGAGAAATCAAGAGAATATCTTGGGCTTTCGGATCTTGAGAAACGCACTGTAGCTGGTGGCATTCTTAATGTTCATATTGGGGATGCCCTTTCACAGTCAGTTAATGCTTCTGGAGGGTTTGCTG GCATTGTCGTTGACTTGTTTTCTGGTGGAAAAGTATTGCCGCAGTTGCAAGAG GTTCAAACCTGGTTAGAATTGAATGATAGATTGATGCCAAATGGTCGTCTCATGGTGAACTGCGGTGGCATTGATGAAGCAGCTGATGTGATTGACGGAGTGGTTCGTCCCAAAAATTCTTCAATTGATGGTACCTGGGTGCAAAATTATACTATCAAGGCACTATCCAAAGCATTTCCTGGAAAA TTAAGCTGGAAGAGAAAGCCAAACAGTGAAGGTGAAAATTATCTTGCACTCACAGGACCTTTGCCAGATTTGATTTCATGGTCTGCTATAGTCCCAGATCCACTGAGGACAGCAGTAAAGCAATGGAAGCCTTGTGGAACCTTTTCATGA
- the LOC115987356 gene encoding uncharacterized protein LOC115987356 isoform X3 codes for MSGYVLGLRGFQPLHPIINISLSQGKGNGSSFSLLTNSNYVFSNSISKQLVLSLWTSPTIATTSSSSCTPKLKSQATKSQAGSSSWPQQQSQKQEEEEEEEEEEEFQLVTAIRSQFNDILILDTPNSRMLLLDATHNVHSILYKDQKWTGSYWGGGTTARLMLDLWPSLQLEGWEIDEILIEKSREYLGLSDLEKRTVAGGILNVHIGDALSQSVNASGGFAGIVVDLFSGGKVLPQLQEVQTWLELNDRLMPNGRLMVNCGGIDEAADVIDGVVRPKNSSIDGTWVQNYTIKALSKAFPGKLSWKRKPNSEGENYLALTGPLPDLISWSAIVPDPLRTAVKQWKPCGTFS; via the exons ATGTCAGGATATGTATTGGGTTTGAGGGGTTTTCAGCCTCTTCACCCAATCATCAATATCAGCCTCAGCCAAGGAAAGGGAAATGGGTCAAGCTTCTCTTTACTCACCAACTCCAACTATGTCTTTTCCAATTCCATTTCAAAACAACTAGTATTATCATTATGGACCTCTCCAACTATAGCtacaacatcatcatcatcatgtaCTCCAAAACTAAAGAGCCAAGCAACAAAGTCCCAGGCTGGTTCTTCTTCATGGCCCCAACAACAAAgtcaaaaacaagaagaagaagaggaagaagaagaagaagaagagtttcAATTAGTGACAGCAATAAGAAGCCAATTCAACGACATTTTAATTCTCGATACTCCAAATTCCAGGATGCTGCTTCTCGACGCTACTC ATAATGTTCATAGCATTCTTTACAAGGACCAGAAATGGACTGGTTCCTATTGG GGTGGCGGAACTACTGCTCGTCTAATGCTTGACTTGTGGCCATCATTGCAACTTGAAGGCTGGGAGATTGATGAAATT TTGATTGAGAAATCAAGAGAATATCTTGGGCTTTCGGATCTTGAGAAACGCACTGTAGCTGGTGGCATTCTTAATGTTCATATTGGGGATGCCCTTTCACAGTCAGTTAATGCTTCTGGAGGGTTTGCTG GCATTGTCGTTGACTTGTTTTCTGGTGGAAAAGTATTGCCGCAGTTGCAAGAG GTTCAAACCTGGTTAGAATTGAATGATAGATTGATGCCAAATGGTCGTCTCATGGTGAACTGCGGTGGCATTGATGAAGCAGCTGATGTGATTGACGGAGTGGTTCGTCCCAAAAATTCTTCAATTGATGGTACCTGGGTGCAAAATTATACTATCAAGGCACTATCCAAAGCATTTCCTGGAAAA TTAAGCTGGAAGAGAAAGCCAAACAGTGAAGGTGAAAATTATCTTGCACTCACAGGACCTTTGCCAGATTTGATTTCATGGTCTGCTATAGTCCCAGATCCACTGAGGACAGCAGTAAAGCAATGGAAGCCTTGTGGAACCTTTTCATGA